A DNA window from Dehalococcoidia bacterium contains the following coding sequences:
- a CDS encoding VOC family protein translates to MNITRVHHIGIYVNELEAALKLYRDGLGLPVVYQQPRMAMLCAGENHIELIEPAADAPVRQQPREQWEGSNHVALETDDIAGALAELQAKGVPLRSAEPRALPNYKFAFLAPEALDGPSVELVEMTQAYEPVPEHPYIKGFDHIVISQPDLAEATRKWDMYLGLHTRREMNRTTTTRLAFLKAGRCILELAGPRPDAQPQERRPGRVGGFVFEVRGIDAVQAGLKAQGLPAGDVHPAVQGGRIFSVHRSATSGVPLAFIEYDGTPAAGTGLPD, encoded by the coding sequence ATGAATATCACCCGCGTCCACCACATCGGCATCTACGTAAACGAGCTTGAGGCGGCCCTGAAGCTATACCGCGACGGGCTGGGGCTGCCGGTGGTCTACCAGCAGCCGCGGATGGCGATGCTGTGCGCCGGCGAGAATCACATCGAGCTGATTGAGCCGGCGGCGGACGCGCCCGTGCGGCAGCAGCCGCGCGAGCAGTGGGAGGGGTCGAACCACGTGGCGCTGGAGACGGACGACATCGCCGGGGCTCTGGCGGAGCTGCAGGCGAAGGGCGTACCTCTGCGGAGCGCGGAGCCGCGCGCCCTGCCGAACTACAAGTTCGCCTTTCTCGCGCCCGAGGCCCTCGACGGGCCGAGCGTGGAGCTGGTGGAGATGACGCAGGCCTACGAACCGGTCCCTGAGCACCCTTACATCAAGGGCTTCGACCACATCGTCATAAGCCAGCCGGACCTGGCCGAGGCGACGCGGAAGTGGGATATGTATCTGGGCCTGCACACGCGCAGGGAGATGAACCGCACGACGACGACGCGGCTGGCGTTCCTGAAGGCCGGTCGTTGCATTCTGGAGCTGGCGGGGCCGCGGCCGGACGCACAGCCACAGGAGAGGCGCCCGGGGCGTGTAGGAGGCTTCGTGTTCGAGGTGCGGGGCATCGATGCCGTGCAGGCGGGACTGAAGGCGCAAGGGCTGCCGGCCGGCGACGTACATCCTGCCGTGCAAGGCGGTCGGATATTCAGCGTCCACCGCTCGGCGACGAGCGGGGTGCCCCTGGCCTTCATCGAGTACGACGGCACGCCGGCGGCGGGGACCGGGCTGCCGGACTAG